A genome region from Gadus chalcogrammus isolate NIFS_2021 chromosome 7, NIFS_Gcha_1.0, whole genome shotgun sequence includes the following:
- the LOC130385970 gene encoding gamma-aminobutyric acid receptor subunit alpha-6-like, which yields MLILKVDQGFLVVGCLRGMAPFFACFILSCVSTVWGNQQGDSSIYLDNITRILDRLLDGYDNRLRPGFGGPVTEVKTDIFVTSFGPVSDVEMEYTMDVFFRQTWIDERLKFEGPIEILRLNNLMVSKIWTPDTFFRNGKRSISHNMTTPNKLFRIMQNGTILYTMRLTINAECPMRLMNFPMDGHACPLKFGSYAYPMSEIVYTWKKGPLSSVEVPQESSSLLQYDLIGQTVSSERLKSNTGEYVIMTVHFHLQRKMGFFLIQTYIPCIMTVILAQVSFWINKESVPARTVFVTILSLNQRTACVAPLFGHPFRPLVTPVEES from the exons ATGTTGATCTTAAAAGTTGACCAGGGTTTTTTGGTTGTGGGGTGTCTACGAGGCATGGCTCCGTTCTTCGCTTGCTTCATCTTGTCCTG CGTGTCTACTGTGTGGGGGAATCAGCAGGGTGACAGCAGCATCTACCTGGACAACATCACGCGTATTTTGGATAGATTACTGGATGGCTATGACAATAGGTTGCGACCTGGATTTGGAG GTCCAGTCACGGAGGTCAAGACGGACATCTTTGTCACCAGCTTTGGGCCGGTTTCAGACGTGGAGATG GAGTACACCATGGACGTGTTCTTCCGCCAGACCTGGATCGACGAGCGGCTGAAATTCGAGGGCCCCATCGAGATCCTGCGGCTGAACAACCTGATGGTCAGCAAGATCTGGACCCCGGACACCTTCTTCCGGAACGGCAAGAGGTCCATCTCTCACAACATGACCACCCCCAACAAGCTGTTCCGCATCATGCAAAACGGAACAATCCTCTACACCatgag ACTGACCATCAACGCGGAGTGTCCGATGCGTCTGATGAACTTCCCGATGGACGGCCACGCCTGCCCGCTGAAGTTTGgcagct ACGCCTACCCCATGAGTGAGATCGTCTACACCTGGAAGAAGGGCCCGCTGTCCTCCGTGGAGGTCCCCCAGGAGTCCTCCAGCCTCCTGCAGTACGACCTCATCGGGCAGACCGTTTCCAGCGAGAGGCTCAAGTCCAACACGG GTGAATACGTCATCATGACCGTCCACTTCCACCTGCAGAGGAAGATGGGCTTCTTCCTGATCCAGACCTACATCCCCTGCATCATGACCGTCATCCTGGCCCAGGTGTCCTTCTGGATCAACAAGGAGTCCGTCCCTGCCAGGACCGTGTTCG tgacgattctgtcgctCAATCAACGGACAGCCTGTGTGGCTCCCCTCTTCGGCCACCCTTTCAGACCGCTTGTTACCCCAGTGGAGGAGTCCTGA